In one window of Skermanella rosea DNA:
- a CDS encoding ABC transporter substrate-binding protein, producing MMGCKTSLLFGALLMASAMGGAQARDLTVTSWGGSYQDAQREVYFQPFMKQTGTKLVEDSWNGGVGALRAKVEGGNADWDVVQVEAEELVLGCEEGLFEELDWAALGGRDKFIPAAVHDCGVGAIVWTTLITYDGAKMKEGPKSWADFWDVQKFPGKRGLRRGPKYTLEFALMADGVEPSQVYQVLGTDAGVDRAFKKLDQIKPHMVWWEAGAQPLQLLASGEVAMTSAYNARVTAANKSDNRDFRIVWPGGVYAVDSWVILRDSPNREAGMDLIAFMSDPARQKDLPPKVPYGVTAKEAAALVDPAVLPIMPTEPGNLEVGLELDTEFWVANVERLTERFNAWIGQ from the coding sequence ATGATGGGATGCAAGACCAGCCTGCTTTTCGGTGCGCTTCTGATGGCCTCGGCGATGGGCGGTGCCCAGGCCCGCGATCTCACCGTCACCTCCTGGGGTGGCTCCTACCAGGACGCGCAACGCGAGGTCTATTTCCAGCCCTTCATGAAGCAGACCGGGACCAAGCTGGTCGAGGACAGCTGGAACGGGGGAGTGGGCGCGCTCCGCGCCAAGGTCGAGGGCGGCAACGCCGACTGGGACGTCGTCCAGGTCGAGGCCGAGGAACTGGTGCTGGGCTGCGAGGAAGGGCTGTTCGAGGAGTTGGACTGGGCGGCCTTGGGCGGGCGCGACAAGTTCATTCCCGCCGCGGTCCACGACTGCGGAGTGGGGGCCATCGTCTGGACCACGCTGATCACCTATGACGGCGCCAAGATGAAGGAAGGGCCGAAGAGCTGGGCCGACTTCTGGGACGTCCAGAAGTTTCCCGGCAAGCGCGGACTCCGCCGCGGCCCCAAATACACGCTCGAGTTCGCCCTGATGGCCGACGGGGTCGAGCCGTCGCAGGTCTACCAAGTGCTCGGCACCGACGCCGGGGTCGACCGCGCCTTCAAGAAGCTCGACCAGATCAAGCCGCACATGGTCTGGTGGGAGGCCGGCGCCCAGCCGCTCCAACTGCTGGCGTCGGGCGAGGTCGCGATGACCAGCGCCTACAATGCCCGCGTGACGGCGGCCAACAAGAGCGACAACCGCGACTTCAGGATCGTCTGGCCGGGCGGCGTCTATGCCGTGGACAGCTGGGTGATCCTGCGCGACAGCCCGAACCGGGAAGCGGGCATGGACCTGATCGCCTTCATGAGCGACCCGGCGCGCCAGAAGGACCTGCCGCCCAAGGTGCCCTACGGCGTGACCGCCAAGGAGGCCGCGGCGCTGGTCGATCCCGCCGTGCTGCCGATCATGCCGACCGAGCCCGGCAACCTGGAAGTCGGGCTGGAACTCGACACCGAATTCTGGGTCGCCAACGTCGAGCGGCTGACCGAACGCTTCAACGCCTGGATCGGCCAGTGA
- a CDS encoding ABC transporter permease: MRPILNLPPHATATQRAWHVGLWAITALVLGFLILPILVIVPLSFSSGSFLNFPLPGLSLRWYEELLGSERWLSSLRNSVVVACAATLLATVLGTLAALGLQRARFPGRSLLLALVISPMVVPLVIVAVGVYFFYAPLGLTGGLVGLTLAHTALAVPFVVITVSATLQGFDTNLSRAAASLGADPATAFFRITLPIILPGVVSGALFAFVTSFDEVVVALFLTGPQDRTLPRQMFDGIRENISPVIAAAATLLIVLSVLLMTVMEALRRRGERLRGIR, encoded by the coding sequence ATGAGACCGATCCTGAACCTGCCGCCCCACGCGACGGCCACCCAGCGCGCCTGGCATGTCGGCCTGTGGGCGATCACGGCGCTCGTGCTGGGTTTCCTCATCCTGCCGATCCTGGTGATCGTCCCGCTGTCGTTCAGCAGCGGGTCCTTCCTGAACTTCCCGCTGCCGGGGCTCTCGCTGCGCTGGTACGAGGAGCTGCTGGGGTCGGAGCGCTGGCTGTCGTCGCTCCGCAACAGCGTGGTGGTGGCGTGCGCCGCGACCCTGCTCGCCACGGTGCTGGGAACGCTGGCCGCGCTGGGATTGCAGCGGGCGCGATTTCCCGGCCGCTCGCTGCTGCTGGCGCTGGTGATCTCGCCCATGGTGGTGCCGCTGGTGATCGTCGCGGTCGGCGTCTATTTCTTCTATGCCCCGCTGGGGCTGACCGGCGGCCTGGTCGGCCTGACGCTCGCCCATACCGCGCTGGCGGTGCCCTTCGTGGTCATCACCGTGTCGGCGACGCTCCAGGGGTTCGACACCAACCTGTCGCGGGCGGCTGCCAGCCTGGGGGCCGACCCGGCGACGGCGTTCTTCCGGATCACGCTGCCGATCATCCTGCCCGGCGTGGTGTCGGGCGCCCTGTTCGCCTTCGTCACCTCGTTCGACGAGGTGGTGGTGGCGCTCTTCCTGACCGGTCCGCAGGACCGCACCCTGCCGCGCCAGATGTTCGACGGCATCCGGGAGAATATCAGCCCGGTCATCGCCGCCGCCGCCACCCTGCTGATCGTCCTGTCGGTCCTGCTGATGACGGTCATGGAGGCCCTGCGGCGGAGGGGCGAGCGCCTGCGCGGCATCCGCTGA
- a CDS encoding ABC transporter permease: protein MTATIPSARPQERPRNLRAQLRRTERRRKLEAVALVAPLFVFLAVFFLAPIGLMLVRSVDNSELPSVMPDTAAALRQWDGDGLPPEAVFASFARELAAGQRDRSLSGVAKRLTYEIPNMRSVLFATARGLPEAPDGTWRQTLAARNPAWSEPATWAVMRRAAAPVTPYYLLAALDREIDASGSIVPVSADRAIYLDIFARTFWIAAVVTLWCLALGYPLAYKLASLPPRISNLLMILVLLPFWTSILVRTGAWVVLLQREGPINEALQWIGLIGEPIQLVYNRVGVYVAMVHILLPFMVLPLYSVMRGISPAYVRAATSLGATPFTAFRRVYLPQTIPGVGAGCLLVFILGVGYYITPALVGGAGDQMVSYFVAFFTNQTINWGMAAALGSVLLVATLLLYWVYARLVGVDRMRMG from the coding sequence GTGACGGCAACCATCCCGTCGGCGCGGCCGCAGGAGCGACCGCGAAACCTGAGGGCGCAACTGCGGCGGACCGAGCGCCGCCGCAAGCTGGAGGCGGTGGCGCTGGTGGCGCCCCTCTTCGTCTTCCTGGCAGTGTTCTTCCTGGCGCCGATCGGGCTGATGCTGGTGCGCAGCGTCGACAACTCGGAGCTGCCGTCGGTGATGCCGGACACCGCGGCGGCGCTTCGGCAATGGGACGGCGACGGCCTGCCGCCGGAGGCGGTGTTCGCGAGCTTCGCGCGGGAACTGGCGGCCGGCCAGCGCGACCGGTCGCTGTCCGGGGTGGCGAAGCGGCTGACCTACGAGATCCCGAACATGCGGTCGGTGCTGTTCGCCACGGCCCGCGGCCTGCCCGAAGCGCCGGACGGGACGTGGCGGCAGACGCTGGCGGCGCGCAACCCGGCCTGGAGCGAACCGGCGACCTGGGCGGTCATGCGCCGGGCCGCCGCACCCGTCACGCCGTACTACCTGCTGGCCGCGCTCGACCGGGAGATCGACGCCTCCGGATCGATCGTGCCGGTTTCCGCGGACAGGGCGATCTATCTCGACATCTTCGCGCGGACCTTCTGGATCGCGGCGGTGGTCACCCTGTGGTGCCTCGCTCTCGGATACCCGCTGGCCTACAAGCTGGCGTCGCTGCCGCCCCGCATCTCGAACCTGCTGATGATCCTGGTGCTGCTGCCGTTCTGGACCTCCATCCTGGTGCGCACGGGAGCCTGGGTCGTTCTGCTCCAGCGGGAGGGGCCGATCAACGAGGCGCTCCAGTGGATCGGCCTGATCGGCGAGCCGATCCAGCTCGTCTACAACAGGGTCGGCGTCTATGTCGCCATGGTCCACATCCTGCTGCCCTTCATGGTGCTGCCGCTCTACAGCGTGATGCGCGGCATCTCGCCGGCCTATGTGCGGGCGGCGACGTCGCTGGGCGCCACGCCCTTCACGGCTTTCAGGCGGGTATACCTGCCGCAGACGATCCCCGGGGTAGGGGCCGGCTGCCTGCTCGTCTTCATCCTGGGAGTCGGCTACTACATCACGCCTGCCCTGGTGGGCGGGGCCGGGGACCAGATGGTCAGCTATTTCGTCGCCTTCTTCACGAACCAGACGATCAACTGGGGCATGGCGGCGGCGCTCGGCTCGGTGCTGCTGGTGGCGACGCTGCTGCTCTACTGGGTCTATGCCCGGCTGGTCGGAGTCGACCGCATGCGGATGGGATGA